One segment of Panulirus ornatus isolate Po-2019 chromosome 2, ASM3632096v1, whole genome shotgun sequence DNA contains the following:
- the Prosalpha2 gene encoding proteasome subunit alpha type-2, with product MATERYSFSLTTFSPSGKLVQIEYALAAVAAGAPAVGIKAKDGVVLATEKKHKSILVEEHSTIKVEMITDHIGMVYSGMGPDYRLLVRQARKVAQQYFRTYLEPIPTTQLVQRLAAIMQEYTQSGGVRPFGVSLLICGWDSDRPYLFQCDPSGAYFPWKATAMGKNFINGKTFLEKRYNEDLELDDAVHTAILTLKESFEGQMSNDNIEIGICNSKGFRRLTPAEVQDYLANIA from the exons ATGGCCACAGAGCGGTATAGCTTCTCTCTCACTACTTTCAG CCCGTCTGGGAAGTTAGTGCAGATAGAGTATGCACTCGCAGCTGTGGCTGCAGGTGCTCCGGCAGTAGGGATTAAGGCTaaagatggtgtggtgttggccaCAGAGAAGAAACACAAGTCCATATTGGTAGAGGAACATTCTACCATCAAAGTGGAGATGATCACAGACCACATAGGCATGGTGTATAGTG GAATGGGCCCTGATTATCGTCTCCTAGTTCGTCAGGCCCGTAAAGTTGCCCAGCAATACTTCCGCACATATCTGGAACCCATCCCTACCACACAACTGGTTCAACGTCTAGCAGCTATCATGCAGGAATACACACAATCTGG TGGAGTGAGACCGTTTGGTGTGAGCCTCTTGATCTGTGGATGGGACAGTGATAGACCGTACCTCTTCCAGTGTGATCCCTCAGGTGCTTATTTTCCATGGAAGGCTACAGCCATGGGCAAGAACTTCATTAATGGAAAGACTTTCCTTGAGAAAAG GTACAATGAAGATCTAGAACTGGATGATGCAGTGCACACTGCTATATTAACCCTCAAGGAGAGCTTTGAAGGCCAGATGAGTAATGACAACATTGAGATTGGTATCTGCAACTCCAAGGGTTTCCGTAGATTGACACCAGCAGAAGTCCAGGATTATTTGGCGAATATTGCATAA